Genomic segment of Scomber scombrus chromosome 18, fScoSco1.1, whole genome shotgun sequence:
TCTGCCTGCATGGCACTAATGCTGATGGCAACATCTGTTAATCctgattttaaacatttttaaaaaaaatattgtgaaagGAGAATAATTGGATGAGCAAACTGTTTATCTCAAGCTGAGTGGTTACAAGAGTTGTGAGCTGAGTAATCAAacatgaaaagtaaaatatttatattgataGTTCTTATTAATGGTTTGACTCTTAAACCACATGTAAACATGGTCTCACACAGGAATGTAATGGCATTTAAACATCTAAAGTTATCATTGTCtatttacataaacatttttatataaattaatGTTATAAATTATAGAAAATTGTATCAAATGGATATCAATTGATATATTATGTGAATCtctaaaatatcaaaatgtaaatgaaatacTTATCTTTTTTGACTGATTTTTGTTTGCACTGGTTGTTGCCTCCTTAGAATGATTACAGTCAGGCTCAAATTTGTCTTACAATATTATACATTAGCTCCAACTACTCACAACCAGCACTTAACTGTTTCAAGTGTTTAGCCATGCTGCCTTTGGAGAGTTCACTACTTTAAGTCAATTTCTTATAATGAGCTCTGTCGTGTATTTTCTTTAAAGTCATTCTCATGTACTTCAGCAATTGTAATAGCAAAGTATTGTGAGGATGACACCAGGTTTTCTGTAACTTAATATGTTCTACACAGTCCCTTGACTTGATACAACTCTTGAGAAAATTTTCCTAAAGTAGCCTTCATGAATGTTTTTCCACGACCTGATAAAATCATTTATTAGCTACactttggggggaaaaaagctgtgCCTACTAAATCACCATATCGCATATAGCTCAAGACCAGTGTAAGTCTAGCTATGCACAGAAAATCCTTTAGGATCTCCCAAACCTTATGCATATGGATATCAGTGTGTTGGAGAACATGAACAGGTCAGCATAGAGGTAATGAGGGTGTAGAAAGCCAAGAAATGCGGTGCGGTGGAAAGCGCTCAAGCCCTGTGGTTATTTTTATCTCGGGAAAGCGCCCATTCCCAGAGGAAAAGGGTGGCGTGATTACCCACTTTCATCTGGGAAAATCCTTCCTagtcaaaataataattaattggATCAAAATATACCCTGGTGACGGCTCTGGGTGAAGCAAATAACAGTACGTAACCATAAGGAAGGGTCAGAAGATAATTTATGACATAACGAAACTAGCAGAATAATGCTGAGGTTGTAGTAAACCATGACAACGCGGTGAGCTCTTTGTAAACATTTTGGCTTAAAGGTTTACTTAATAGCACAAAAGACATTTTGATGATTGTAAACTATGAATTAATCCCATGATTTTCACACTGTTCGTACAGTGTAAATGATGCCACGATTAGATTTTGGATTTAATTGAGCTCTTCAAACTTTTCTCAGATAAAAATGGACTGACacatttgaattttcttttaCACAATGTTCTACTTCCTCTGATGTCTTTTACATCTATCCCAGCATTCAAGGAGACCGCCTTCCTACTGGCTGTGTCCTCTGCGGCATTGACCCATGCCCTCGCCAAAGCATGCAGCTCAGGTCGAATGGAGAGATGCACATGTGACGATTCCCCTGGCATCCAGCATCGAGAAGCGTGGCAATGGGGGGTCTGTGGCGACAACCTGAAATATAGCACCAAGTTCCTCAAGAAGTTTCTCGGCCAAAAGAGGGTCAGCAAGGACCTGAGGGCTCAGGTCGACACCCACAACATCAACGTTGGAATTCGGGTGAGTTGCCTTCCCAAGTCCAAGGCGTCAAAAACATTGCCTACACCTGAGCCACACTTGGCCCAATTAGTTGGGCTGCAATTTTACATGACAATTATACCTCTGACACGCTCCTGCGCCATCAGAGGATACAGCATTGTAATCTTCACCTGCATATTTTTCACGCTTCCAGCCAGACAAACGCCCCCTTATTTGCTGCATTCGTTGGCCTTGGTGGATAATACAGCAGTGGGTGAGGCAGGGAGACAAGACGGCTGTGGGATCGTTGGAGCCAGGTGTTCTCAGGCATGATAAAGCTTGCTGTGCGGGCCTACAGAAAATTAAAGGTCTCATGTCGGAGAGAACGATTATAACCGTGGCCTCTTTTTAATATACGAGCGAGCATTTTTTTCCACTTACTAAATCACTGTGCTCTTCATAAATCCCCCTAATGTTCATAACCACCACCGTGTAGCTCTGAAATAGCAGGCCCCAGGGTCTTAACCCTGCAGCTCACACCTAAGGAAGGGCCAGAGCTGGTGGAGACTGggggagcagaaagaaagaaagaaaaaacactacaGGAAGAACTTAGGGCAACtatcttatctcatcttcactgagttaaatgttttttctcactttacaCTGATGTGGCCGAGAAGAGACCAGGAGCCGtgttaacaaaaacatgaagtggCTGGAGTCACCCCATCTCTCAGTAATAGTACTCTGAAGCCCCTGAGGGGTTCATACCTGCAAAGGGAGGAACTGAGCAGAACTTTTCAACCCAGAAGTACCCTCTGGCCCGCCCCTCCCTCTCAGACTAACCCCTGTGCTATCTGACCTGTCTCTGGCCCCCACCAAGACAGAAGCTCTTAGGTTGAGTGATCGTGCTCTCATCGCTGACCATCAACCACAGTGAACTATTAACCTAAATCAGAGGCAACATCACAAACTGCTTCTGCATTTTTTGGCACTTCTTGCACAGAAATTCTAATCAATGTTTTCCATGAGCAGGCATGTACAAAGAACAGGGTGGAGAGATTCCACTGTCTGCACTGTTTGTCACTTATGCCTCAGGCTTtaggaaagagagacaggagcGAGGCAGACAGAGCTAGTTTCAACACattgaaaccaaaaaaaaaaaaagaatctgccAGAGCTGTCCAAATGAGCAATGTAAGTTAAATGAAATACGACATGCTGAACGGTTCCCCCTCAATCCATTATGTTAGAATTGTGACTGAGGTGAGCTAAAGGTATATTAACTGCAGACCACCATCCCTAACCCCTACCCACCCTGCAGGAAACTGGCTAACTCTGTACAGATAGACCTCCCAGATAAGAGGCCAGGTAATGAATCAAACTGAGAGAACTGACATCTCCCTTTTTCCCTCCCGTGCTTTCTTTTCTCCCATCGCAGGCAGTGAAGAGCGGTCTGAAAACAACCTGCAAGTGTCACGGTGTCTCCGGTTCTTGTGCCGTACGGACTTGCTGGAAACAGCTGTCTCCATTCCACGACACCGGGCGGCTGCTTAAGTTCCGGTATGACACCGCAGTGCGAGTGCTGAGTGTCACAAACACAGCCACCGGGGAGACAGAGCTGGCTGGACCCCGTCGCCACGGCCAGAGCCTGCGTACTACTGACCTGGTCTACCTGGAGGACTCCCCCAGTTTCTGCAGGCCCTCCCGATACTCTCCAGGTACAGGCGGCCGCTCATGTGCCAAAGACACCAGTTGTCAAAGTCTGTGCTGCGGGCGTGGTTACAACACAGCCATGCGCCTCACCAGCCTGTCCTGCCACTGCCAGGTACGCTGGTGTTGCCACGTGGAGTGTCAGACGTGTGTCAGAGAAGAGGAGGTGTACACCTGCAAAAACGCATAAGCAGAGGACAGAAATGATGTAGTGTGTGAAGACTTGCAAAATCATCACGGCTGAACTTTAATCTCCTTATAGACAATACACTGAGGGATCTCACATCAGAGCAAGTCTTTACAGATTCTGAGTTGCATGTTATTTTGACAGGAATATAGAATTGTAACATTATAATATCGCTGGTTATTTGCTAATCATCACCGATTTGATATGCAGCAGCTTAGGTGAGCTACtatgctttttttctcactggATGCACTGAAATCCCACTCTTCTGGGAAGGAGGGAAATGAGCTCTTAAAACAGGTACTGGACTGGACGTCACCAGCAGTATGACGCCGACCCTGTCTGCAGGAGTCCTCTGACAGTGACTTTGCTGTATTGTAATTGTGTTTGCCCcttccacttttttttaattatttttactatttattgtaTCATTAAGTTGTGTCTGTCGTACTGCTGCTttttactttaaccctcctgtaaCCGAGTGGTGCCACTAAGGCTAAAACAGCCTTAAAAGGAATcaacctgtctgtctttctgtctgctgtgttgcATTTTCTGCTGTGGAGAATGTTTATGAGTAAAAAGCACTTACATTGCTCTTGCTACATATGATACATAGTGTGTAATTAATCATAGAAATTAGACAAAAGTGTTcaatgtatatttaaatgtctaaataGAATCACTGGAAGCCTCAAGGGGTGGTTGATGCCACTAATTTACAATGTAACTACATGCATTACAGGATAATTGTGTAAAGAAACAAGCTGGGTTTCAGTTGCTCTTATGGAAATGTCTATGGAAATTTCTACATGTAGTCTAATGTGTGCTTAGCAGAACAAAGGGAAACACTCGGGGTAATAGTGGGGGAAACACCAAACACTGTCTGcaaaaaagaatgaagaaaacgCTAATTTCTAAACATACCAgccctttttccccctttttttctatttatagaGACACACACTATGCTACACTTTCAAGTTTAAAATTGCCCTTACTGAATCATTTGGTCTTCAAAGTCTAATTTAGCCACATCTTTGTTGTTAAGGCCTTTGAAGTGAGCTAATCATGCTCCTTATTTTCCCCAAATTGCTAATCAAAGAAAATCACAGTGTTTACTGCCTTATCCTCATACCCAAGACCACTCTCTGCATCCAAGTGTGCAGGTCAAAAGTGCACACTGGAcctaaaagctttattttattggccagtttgtgttttgtctgaGTGATTCTGAACTGTATATATGATATGAATATAACTCATGTCAGGGCTCCAGGCGTATGACAATGTGGAATCATAATTTTCTACCTCACTTCATCTTTTGGCAAATAACAGCAAGATTTATGACCTGTGCAGAGTTATTCTCTCTGTAGATACATGTCTTTTCCTctgcatttgttttaaaaacaagatcatattttagatttttgtaCAGTCCTTTCGAATTTGGTAATATATCTCTATATctcaaaagttttttttgttttttttgtttttttttaaatcttgctgcattatattcttatttaaaacaaataagatgAATAAATGGACATACATTTGTAAGAGCtatgtgtttgttgtgtctTGTTCAGTTGCTGCAGGCGGTCGCCCTCAGCCGTGCTTTcgcaattcacacacacacatgcacacactccacacacaaCAGGAAAGCAAGCGCTGTACACCTGCCTGAAACTCTGCAACCTACACCTAtcgagtaaaaaaaaaaacttcctgcTGATACTGCCATGCCCTCCTTTTCATCTGAGAGCATTGTGGTCTCCCTGCATCACCCTCAACCGCCCAGTTAaaaaacagggggggggggggttgttggtGGGAGACATGCGTACAGGTGTTTTGCCTCTGGCCAGCACACCAGCCACGATGACAATCATAATGATGACGATGACAAAGATGATGACTCAGAAGAATGCTGCCTACAAACATAAACAGAGCGCTTGACCCCCGATTCACCATTAGAAAGTTACACTTAGCTGCCCCAGAATGACGATGAGAGCAGTTTACGTGCCATTATCCGTGAATCATAACTTTCCACTTATTTGCAAGGCATCAGTGAACCTACAGCACACAGAGGGCTATTGTATGAGGTATTTATAAAGTGTGCTACAGTGCTTTTGATGTTGCTCTCTAATTACGATgattacacattattattccTTATTAGAACATCAACTTGAGACCCCAAGCACTGCAGTGAATTAAAAGAcaattttaaaattacattgCATTGTTGGAGAAAATTATCTCTCAGAgtaatgaaatactgcatgtcTTGGGggcaaatgttttttatgtaacttTTAGAAAAAATCTTGCAAAAAAACACGGCCGTGCCTCGATGACAACACTAAAAGATGGATAAATGTCACTCACTGATCTGAGCCATATGACAAAGGGTAAGGGGAAAGCGTTATAAGAGTaaattttgcaaaaaaaataataaatatgaaacttGAACCACACTTCtatcttttttcattcattttgaaatcaaACATTGTCGATTCAGTTCAGACAACATTTTTTGAAGGGTTTTTAATCCATAAAATGCAGTGATCATCACTAAAAAGGCATTTTCTTCAACACTGAGAATCTTGTTTTTCCAGActtatgtctgtttttatctAATAACataatacatgtattttattgatagAAAATAACTTCCCCGTCTTTGGCAAAACTAAAAACTTCAGTTCAACAATACATAAATGCATCAACTTTGTTTCTGATGACCGAGGTCAAACAAGTTCATATGGCGTGACTACTGACTCACCATATTAACTCAGCATATTATAATATTGTGGAtcaatatttaactttattcaACATGGATGCTGTATTTACAAAAGATGTGTCTTTCTCAGCAGAGCTTTGTGATAAGGAACTAGACAGAGGAGTGTGTCACAGGGAGCAGGGTGGACCGGGGTTGAGATATTGTGGGACATAAAGGAAAAAgatgaggatggagggatgagaagGGATAGTTTTTGGCCCCAGGAGGCCTatcccctgctgctgctgttgttgttttataatgAACTCCTAAAGCCTTCATTTCCCTCACTACCCAGAGTGGAGGGGGTGCAGCTATGGGGGCTGCTGAGTCCACAGCCGGATTCGCACGCACAAGCCCCGAGGGTGGCTGCTTTGAGCAGGGTGGGGGGTTGGATGGAGCAGGGGTGCAATATGCAAgctcctgtgtttgtgtgtgtgtgtgtttgaaacagGCCTGACAGCAGACAGGTGAAGGCAGAGAAAGgtttttgcatatgtgtgtgtgcatatttgccGTGTGTGCACACCTGTGGTCACTTCAGCGGGAGTGATATGTGAGCGTGTGTTTGTAGTCGGGTTTTCCTGTGCGGGTGTGGGCTACAGTCGGCCTGCTATatgctggagctgctggagctTCTGTCTGTCACTCTGAGACACTGAATGACACAGATAATGTAGGGTGACGCTGCTGGTAACACTATCTCTTGTGTCGGCATTGGCCTGGTTCAGGTAGAGGTTACTATGCCGGGCTGGGCTTCGACAGTGCTCTGTCCTCTGATAGATGAAGATGAATTGGCATACTGGGGCTAGAGCATTTTCAAGATATGTATTATATTTGCGTTGCTTACAGAGAAGACTTACATAGCTTTCAGGTTTATACATCACTCATTTGTGTAAGAACAGTAGACGTTAACTGAAGCGTAGAAGGTTTGGTTGATACTTAGCTCAAGGACACAAAGCGCAGTGCCGTCCTGTAATCGGAACCTCTGAGCCCCAGGTCAAACATCTAAACTCTACAAGACTTCCGCCTCTGAGGACAGGGTACTTAGATAGCATCAGTGCTGGCCCTAATCCTCACACCCTGACAATCTGACAGGGGAAGGAGAattaaatgatgaagatgacgaGGATAGAAATGGATTTGGTGCAGAAAAAGCgggacaaaagaaaaagagagagagacagagagttgTGAATACAGCATGGGGTAGGAATTTGGAATGTGAAATGAGTAATGCAATTGCTCAACCCACAACAAGAACATGCACTGCCTAGAGCTATGACAAGGCTGAGTGCATACCTCTATGGGGGGGCCTAACTCCGAGGCTGGGGTGGACTGGGACAGTGGCTGAGTTCCTCACAGTGTGGGATGAGGTGCATGGGTGTAGAGACAGTGTATACATGTGTGATGGTCAATTGAGCAGGCAGCAGAGTTGAAATGATGGATATTCACctgaggacagaaaaaaaaggaacagattAGAATAGACATTTGTGGAGCGCGTTGGTAACTACCACCCATGCAGTGTAATCgcaacgtccctggttcaaCTAAGGCAAGGGAACTTGCAACactgttgcatgtcattcccccttctctttcttcttgtttcctctcagaCTCTATGCTAGCTACTTTCGAAAAAAGACGAAAAGCCCAAAAACCTAACTAAAAGAATAGACTTCTTATTATATGAACattaaacagggaaaaaaagagagcaaacCAACTGCCTGTACAATGACGCCTGTAGCATCAAccaaagttttgtttttcaaacctTGAGAAGAAGGGATGTGGAGAATCCCCCATGAGGCACAGAGCATTCATCCTCACCtgaaaactattaatttaatcAATACGATTGACAGACAATGAATCAGCAATTACTTTGATAATCAATCAACTGgcaaagttatttttttaaagcaaaatgcCAAAACATGTCTGCTTCTCACCTCCAAAACATGATTTTCTGTGTCTTCTATGACGTTTAACTGaaaatctttgggttttggagtTGTTGTTGCAGGTTGATTCTAATCAGCTTACATTCTAATATTTATGGACCAAGAAATGaatcatcagattaatcaaaaaataaGAGTTACTTCCCAAAGAAATCCCTGTTTGGCTCCATGGCCTTCTTCTTACACTGGTCATGGTGATAACACTCATCAGCTTGTAAGTATTAGTGTGCAAAATGAATATATTCgacaaatatattaaacaaacaagcttGCCAGGTgaagcaaagacaaaaacagcagaCTGTGAAAAGAGGACTTAGTTTGCAGAAGGATGCTTGAGAATGTGTCCAACAGTTGGCATCAAGACAAAGCATAACACAGCAGATAGGGCAGCGCTGTGTTTGCAAATTCATTTCACACAGAACCGATGCCCTGCAAAATGTTGGTGTCTCCCTTGACCAGTCCACAGGAAGCATCCACTATACCAGACTGGAGAACTCCTGGGGGAGGCTGTTCCCATGAGCACTGGTGCAGCCGCTGTGATATGACACGATAAGACCTCGTGCACCTTCATAACTGACTCCCTCGGCTCAATATATAGCACTATTCTGCATTTCGCTCAGctgcacacactctcacacacactcacacacacacaccctgaccTCCATTACAAGCGAAACAAAACTTTCCCAGATCAACAATGtccaagagagaaaaacacagataaaaaagaAGAGCCTAGTGTTCTCTCAACAAGCAACATctctataaaaaaaagagtctgGAATGTAGTCTGTGATTATTTGTAATATCTGCAGCTACACAATTATACTGTCTATTGGCTGTATTTCAGTGTGTGCTCATACTTATTAAACCATCCCTGTCATTAAAAGATTCAGATACACAATCATGTACAATCAAAATCTATTATCTTTTGAGCTCTAAGAACCCCACACTTTTACCTAACTGACACGTACGACTTGATCATGAGAGTGTGGTCGAGAGTGAG
This window contains:
- the wnt9b gene encoding protein Wnt-9b; the encoded protein is MRSRLPRTACLLRLIALCILLSHTAAYFGLTGREPLVFLPGPFSNEAPTGKAHLKQCEQMTLTRRQKRLCRREPGLAETLRESVRLSLLECRYQFRNERWNCSLDGRGSLLKRAFKETAFLLAVSSAALTHALAKACSSGRMERCTCDDSPGIQHREAWQWGVCGDNLKYSTKFLKKFLGQKRVSKDLRAQVDTHNINVGIRAVKSGLKTTCKCHGVSGSCAVRTCWKQLSPFHDTGRLLKFRYDTAVRVLSVTNTATGETELAGPRRHGQSLRTTDLVYLEDSPSFCRPSRYSPGTGGRSCAKDTSCQSLCCGRGYNTAMRLTSLSCHCQVRWCCHVECQTCVREEEVYTCKNA